A segment of the Lolium perenne isolate Kyuss_39 chromosome 3, Kyuss_2.0, whole genome shotgun sequence genome:
aagcagaacattgtgtttccaggtgagaagccaccaagcaggccacctcctccgtcacctgcgcagtctcctccgcgtgatgattctcctatacgcgatgatgattcccctgtgcatgagcagtctcctccgcgtgagaatactccgccgcctcctcctcgtcgtcgtcaggagactccgccgcctccacctaagcaaaagaggaagctaaccgcggcaccttctacagctccgaagagatcatcaactccgatgagggcacagactccagagttgttaccacatgagcagactgaagagcaaaaggtgtttcttgcgccgaagaagatgttcattccaccgcatacagtgaagcactttgccgagacgagaatgaagagacctgagctgagagctgattatgaccgctctcttggacagtcctctagagcgagcaaagaagcgaAAAAAGTCGCCCAACTTGGATAGCAGGACAAACAGTCCATACCCCACTTCGTCGTGCAgtcctatgatgatccagagacggcatcgatgatcgaacgggaggctagagctcagggagcatcagttgagtacgaagattactatccaacggctgaagtcgtaaacaagtatagatacggacatgatctcgtcaaacctggcgagctcgcgcgtctagggactcagatgcgaaggttgcatgaatggtacctgagagcctgtcgaagaagtgatcgctacctcacggtgtatcttagagatgagcattacttccgggggcgggaggagataaaccttgacttggaagaactgtttcagttattcaatcaagacgccctcgacaaagctgtcatcagttgctactgcctgtaagtgatttatttatgtaattaagtctgtagctcagcgCTCAtttatttgcactaacaattatcctcactatattctttgtgtacgctatacatttaattatgcagaatgaagaagctcgaatgcaaaagaggcaagctcctaccgctggggttcattgacccagacacagttcatgaagttacggttaaaGACTTCGCCAagaacacagaggacaacatggtaatgtttttagtgaagcaagcaaacaaagaggatatattctttccctacaacttcaagtgagtgttatatataacatacattatgcttgtgcagcttccactttattctcgtaatcattgagctatgcttgtgcagcttccactttattctcctaatcattgatcttcacaaaggagtcgtaaatgtcatggactcgaaacgtaaagaacatgcggaatgggcggacatggctgccatcctccagaggtaatttcaatcaatttcgtattggcatcttcatctgttctaattcgacgatatcatcaactgatcaataactcatttactcattattgccgggcagggcttggaaacggttcatcaatactgttccgggtaaatggaaaccggagcttacatttcaagattaccctgtaagtagtactatatatatagctatgtccgtgaaactctatatatgatatttactttcaatacgatgcttgattgaaACTctatattagtttgatcgaactattttttcgtaaagtgtatgaggcaggaacccgggaataacttatgtggatactacgtctgcaccttcattcgtgacatggcctgtcccaagggtggggatgcccgtatacaccatactcgtgtacgataacaaattttcacttaattagtaccatctattgtattgagttctattcatatatatatataatgatctcattttttaaatatatatagatgatacgcctgcgggacactctcataacggaggatcaaatacgagcaattcaagaggaaatcgcgggattctttcttaccgaggtcattaccccaggtggagagcactatcggcagatcgtgacggcggaggatattcgtcgaggagatgttgtattgtaaatatgcatgcattacgtgtactgttgacgatgtcgtgtactgttgacgatgtctatatatattcatgacgatttttggtggtttcttgaatgatatatatgcattgctgaaactctgccgcggcagagaaacgccctgtttctctgccgcggcaaagaaacgctggtacagccccTAAACTCGTGCCGCGGCggaagaaatagcaattctctgccgcggcagagaaacctaggcccggttcgtaccacgaaccgggaccaaaggccttccaccgtgagctccctggccgcaccacgtgtcaaggcctttaggcccggttaaactttgaaccgggactaaagggtaccccctttagtcccgcctaattggtcccggtttgggaaccgggactgaaggcccaaatggaccgggcctgttgcccctttttctactagtgttgatttctcatttttgatagatctcgacttgaggacatccgtaccgggacaacacagaaaatagataatggactcctctttaatgcataagcaatcagcaacagataatattctcataagagattgcggattaatgtccaaactgaaacttccaccatgatacatggcattGGTTGGcgtcccaaagttcttctctaacaatatgcatactcaaaccatttaatcatgataaatcacccttacttcagacaagacgaacatgcatagcaactcgcatgatattcaacaaaggtgtaatagttgatggagtccccagaaacatggttaccgctcaacaagcaacttataagacataagatacataagctacacatTCTtcgccacaatagtttttaaggctattttcccatgagctatatattgcaaagacaaggaatgaaattttaaaggtagcactcaagcaatttactttggaatggcagagaaataccacatagtaggtaggtatggtggacacaaatggcataggttttggctcaaggttttggatgcatgagaagtattccctctcagtacaaggctttggctagcaaggttgtttgaagcaaacacaagtatgaaccggtacaacaaaacttacataagaacatattgcaagcattataagactctacactgtcttccttgttgttcaaacaatttaccagaaaatatctagacttttagagagaccaatcatgtgaaccaaatttcaacaagctctacagtagttctccactaataggtgcaatctacatgatgcaagagcttaaacatgatctatttgagaaaaacaattgccaagtatcaaattattcaagacaatataccaattaccacatgaagcattttctgtttccaaccaaatagcaatgaacgaagcagtttcaaccttcaccatgaacattgaaagtaaagctaagaacatcagtattcatatgaaacagcggagcgtgtctctcccacacaagcatgataggatccaatttattcagagaactaagataacaaaaagaaaataaaaacacacagacgctccaagtaaagcacataagatgtgacgcaataaaaatatagtttcactagaggtgacctgataagttgtcgatgaagaaggggatgccttgggcatccccaagcttagatgcttgagtcttgttgaaatatgcagggatgaaccacgggggcatccccaagcttagacttttcactcttcttgatcatattgtatcatcctcctctcttgacccttgaaaacttcctccacaccaaactcaaaacaatctcattagagggttagtgcataatcaaaaattcacatgttcagagaggacacaatcattcccaacacttctggacattacccaaggttactgaaatttaatggagcaaagaaatccactcaaacacagtaaaggaggcaatgtgaaataaaaggcagaatctgtcaaaacagaacagtccgtaaagacgaatttttcaaggCACTTAACattctcagatgaagaagctcaaattgaatgaaagttgcgtacatatctgaggattactcacgaattttcgcagaattttctgagtttcctacagagggatctaatcaaattcgtgacagctagaaatctgtttctgcgcagaaatccaaatctagtatcaaccttactatcaaagactttacttggcacaactatgcagtaaaataaagataaggagaggttgctacagtagtaaaaacttccaagacacaacaaaacagtagcaaaataaaaacatgggttatctcccaagaagtgctttctttatacccattaagatgggctcagtaatttcaatgatgctcccgcaagaaataagagttgaagcaaaagagagcatcaaaagtaaataagatacacttttaagtataacccacttcctatgaaaaggaatcttgtaaataaacaagtcatgtaagcataatgcaacaatcatagaaaggcaacacaagcgcaacttcaagattctcaacataaagaggggaaacttaatattattaagatgcatataaccatgtgtccctctctcataataactttcagtagcatcattgatgaaatccacaatataaccatcacataaagcattcttattcacatgcataaaagtatcattactctccacataagcataatcaattttattagtaatggtgggagtaaaactatcacaaccatcattgtaatcatcataaattgcaggcatggtataatcataataaactttattctccatagtaggtggcaccaaaataccactatcattataatcatcataaatgggaggcaaagtatcatcaaagaaaattttctcctcaaaacttgggggactaaaaatatcatgctcatcaaaaccagcttccccaagcttagaattttccatagcattagcaacaatggtgttcaaagcattcatactaataacattgccattagcatgcatataaagttccataggttttttaattttctcttcaaacacctcatgtcctaactcaagataaatactataaagatctctaatatttttgttcttttccattaagcctaactagtgaaataaaagaaagaaacaaaaagatataattgcagaatctaaaggaaatagcttcgagcactcacacaccggcaacagtgctagaaaatagcttagtagtcggaggatgtgaataccttttaccttacctccccggcaacggcgccagaaaataacttgatgtctacgcacgcttctattcctgtagacagtgttgggcctccaagagcagaggtttgtagaacagcagcaagtttcccttaagtaaatcacccaaggtttatcgaactcagggaggtagaggtcaaagatatccctctcaagcaaccctgcaattacgatacaagaagtctcttgtgtccccaacacacctaatacacttgtcagatgtataggcgcactagttcggcgaagagatagtaaaatgcaagtgatatggatgaatatgagtggtaataacaatctgaaataaatatggcagcaagtaaacatgcagtagaacagtaaataaacggtgattcgatatttggaaacaaggcctagggatcatactttcactagtggacactctcaacaatgatcacataaataaataacttctcttcacttgtgctactttctcacactctcttgttggataacaaacaccattcattgcgtagggctataaaatcacacctcaagccggagtaaacaagctccacaacatccggagttcatattaaagtaacctctagagtgcataatagaccgttgcaatttagaccgagtactaacatagcatacacactatcaacaatagctatgaaagggagaatagatcgcatcaatactatcatagtaatatttaacttcataatctacaagagattacaatcataacctacgccaagtactacatgatgcacacactgtcaactttacatcatggaggaggaatagactactttaataacatcactagagtagcacatagattaatagtgatacaaagctcatgatcacataaagatcacaccatgggagagagagatgaaccacatacctaccggtagagcccttggcctcgggggagaactactccctcctcatcataggagacagcaacggtcatgaagatggcgatggtgtcgatggagatgactctgggggaaattccccgtcccggcggcgtgccggaacaaagacttctgtcccccgaaacggagtttcgcgatggcggcggcgcccctggagtctttctggagtttcgtcgattggtgtagggtttttgcgtcgcgagggaatatataggcgaaaggttggagtcggaagagtcccgaggggcccacaccatagggtggggtggCCCTCCTCTtgggcgcgccggcctatggtgtggaggccctgggcctccccctggcttgcccttctggctccgtgagtcttccggcgaaatagaatttctgtgatttttctgagcactttggtttttgggccttttctgcaataaacagacataataaacataaactagcactgtggcatcttgttaataggttagtccaataaatgccataatatgatataacatgtagctattggcataaaactagcatggaacataagaaattatagatacgttggagacgtatcaactgtcccaaagaaaaaaattcatcgtgtcgttgacataactagcttcaGTCCCCGCTTTCTTCGGCTTattccactcttgaatgctgatcggtaaatggtccctaacaagaactccggcttgacttgtaaatttgcggcagtactctttgggatgctccggttcaccattagccttaaatgtcgtgagggctaacctgccctcgccctttaacaCTCTCgccgggcctcgttttgttttaACATAGTTGCTCGATGATGCATAAGGCTAAAAGAAAATTTTAGTCGtttataagtgcaatacaaataaatgaatgcatctagagaTTAACATAGACTAATAATTGATACATAAATATACACCTCGCCCGAGTTTGttatggacacttcattgtctgtTCTAACTTGTtcggactcaagtccctcgccgaaatcattcagaaagtcttggaactcgttctcatctccatcgggttccgtaccacaggcactctcatagatcaatttctgcaccacttcttccccctcctcatctcggacgaaggtgccgtccgccatacctcaatgtcactacataagaaagcaattatatttcattcatcatgtcatgatcataacagattgctagatggataacaattcaaatgaagaaagcaaaaaacactaacggaccgccacggccacggactcggcgttccccattgtaatgtcccaggtttagagacgatcgaggggtagattttagaaaggaatgtgcattgcatcgtaaattctggggaaatttcgcgcttttaaaagaaaactgcatcgaagggggacaagtttctctctcgacaccttatagggttagggtttcgagagtgcgataaacctgCACCTCACTTAGctcaattagggttttgagaagagaggggagttagtgcatcacaactttaagttgcatgattgaattcaaacaactggTGTTTgcatttcaaatttaaacatcacATGATTATTTCATAATTCAAATTTAGATGATTCACTAAACAATTATcactaatcaagtatataattaatacaacatataattaaagctcattagagaaactttgagctttattgatcaacacacatgatacattgtcatttacaatattcagaattgaattatgaaatattacaacatattacaagaattgaataaatggAAAAAtgagaaagaaaaggaaaattacaaggaattTAAGAACTAGCTAAACTACACTAAATGATCATCTTGAATTTCTTGATCAACAAGTGGTTTTAGACATCCTTGATCATCATATTGATCCCTGCAAAGACAAACACAAAAATAAGAAAACACAttaggccaagtggcaaagccacttggcaggttagcaaaagaaTGAAGAATTGAGTGGATATGACAGGaaccagccgagctgatccactgcACACAAGTCCCAACCATGCACAGGGCAAGCAGCTCACATGGTGAGGTGCATGCTCACCAGCACACTCACACAGGGGGAGTCACCACACACAGAGCAccttgctgtcgaccaaggaGAAGAGCACCAGGAGGTATATAAACTTTTCAGTCACCAAACCCTTGATGCTAATCGACACAAGCATCAgggtaagaacagcaagaacagatagaacaagaagaacagccactgctgttcaaccattCCAGTAACCACAGAAATTAATCCAAGCatcacaagcttgcaaggaggagcagggcaagcaaaccaaccaaaccagaagcaatcctctacaccaacaacttaatctaggagctggagtgaggtatacccaaATTCATGAGCAAACATCAGTTTTGCTCATAACataagcatgtgcataacacatACACAAGGCAGAGGGTATGATtaccctgtgtgcatcatcatttggtgttAAACCATTTGATGCGGGCAAAATGGGGAATAAGCCAGAAGAGAATAACCCTAGGGAAAATTGGTCAAGCCCAGTGTATCATCACTAAGGCAAACCAAATAATCCAGCAAGGATTGATCCACAACTAGCCtagcccaactcacctagcactaaaTGGTTCACTAAACCATCGGATATTAAGAAAAAATATTGTCTATATGATTTTCAACATgaaaagctactggcaatccaagaaaaaggatcacccagaaagcatctagcaagccacagagaggggagctACCCAAAAACAGTAGATGATTACtgctagggtcacctcaaccacaaaaccatcaagccaagcacttgtatcatcacccagattggTTCAAAGAGGAGATAGGGTCCCCAAcaactgttggcatccctctatctCAATCAAATTAATTATAAGattcatcactgcaagcagttcatctcatttatccaataaaccatgacaagctatacagataaatgaaatacataagtcaccagtaactggaacacttgcacatgatccagaggatcactgcaagcatcagcagatgcttgagcacacaccagcacacaccagcacaagccTGTGTGACACACACACATCACAAATTGAGCAGTagtgaggcacagacaccaaACAGCAGCCTGTACAATCAActgatgatcatctgatcatcaGGAGCTTGCTAAAAGCATGACAGAGCATGTTACAGCTCAGCCTAGCACCAACACAGTAACAACATGAATTAAATAGCCACATAACCTGAACAATTGCAACCCAGATAATTAAATAGAAGCATtagaattgtatccagaagcactccatcaagggatggagctgtctAGCCAACCACAATGCTC
Coding sequences within it:
- the LOC127338143 gene encoding uncharacterized protein, which gives rise to MDSKRKEHAEWADMAAILQRAWKRFINTVPGKWKPELTFQDYPCMRQEPGNNLCGYYVCTFIRDMACPKGGDARIHHTRMIRLRDTLITEDQIRAIQEEIAGFFLTEVITPGGEHYRQIVTAEDIRRGDVVL